GAGTGCCCGCGCACGAGCACGACGGCGTCGGCGTCGACGGCCAGCGAGGCCGGGTCCACGTAGTCCACGATCTCGGTGCGATCGTCGCGCCACGTCGGCGCGTACAGCAGGACGCGCTCGTCGGGGCCGATGCCGAGGGCGCGCCGCACGTCACCGTCGTCGCCGGTGACCAGGACGTCGTTGCGCGGGTACCCCTCGACCCACACCGGCCGGCGGCCGAACGCGTACGCCTTCGACAGGATGCCCGCGGCGTACGGGTTCTGCGCGAGCAGGACGTCCCACCGACGGGATTCGCGCAGGACCGCGACGGCGCGGCGCGGGTCGAAGCCGGGCCGGTGCAGCGCCAGGCGCTTGAGGGGCGTGCCGTGCCAGGTCTGGAGCACGACCTGGCCGCGGCGGCGGACGAAGCGGCGGCGGAGCCAGTCGTTGACCACCAGCAGGCGGGAGACGGCCCGCGCCCGCCACCAGTCGGGGCTGCCCTCGACCACCGGCACGGCGCCGTCGGGAACCTCGACCGACAGGTCGACGACGCTCCAGTAGCGCGTGATCCCCGGGACGCGCGCGGCGAGCTCACGGTCGATGGCGAGCGGGTTGCAGCTGGCGTTGCGCCCGTAGAAGCTCTCGAAGAAGACCGCGTCCTCGAGCGCCCCCGTGCGCAGCGCATAGCGGCGCTCGAGGGCGTCCTGCCCTTCGCCGGAGTCGTACGCCGGGTCGATCGGCGGCCCGATCCGCAGCGCCCCGTCGTGCACCTGGGCGCGCAGGCCGCCGAGCTGGGCGAGCGGCGCATCCGGGAGATCGAGCCCGGTCGCGCCGGAGCCCGAGGAGGTGACGGCGGCGATCTCGTACTCACCCGAGGGCAGCGGCAGCTCCGGTCC
This region of Microbacterium thalassium genomic DNA includes:
- a CDS encoding CDP-glycerol glycerophosphotransferase family protein, with amino-acid sequence MTDARFTSGDDAALVITGTGPAPASLEARGPRAHVVADVTSDGDVWRASVPLSAARWGGPELPLPSGEYEIAAVTSSGSGATGLDLPDAPLAQLGGLRAQVHDGALRIGPPIDPAYDSGEGQDALERRYALRTGALEDAVFFESFYGRNASCNPLAIDRELAARVPGITRYWSVVDLSVEVPDGAVPVVEGSPDWWRARAVSRLLVVNDWLRRRFVRRRGQVVLQTWHGTPLKRLALHRPGFDPRRAVAVLRESRRWDVLLAQNPYAAGILSKAYAFGRRPVWVEGYPRNDVLVTGDDGDVRRALGIGPDERVLLYAPTWRDDRTEIVDYVDPASLAVDADAVVLVRGHSRTLLPGRDAVGPRVIDVTGYPDTSRLLLAADALITDYSSVMFDFSVTGKPMYFLVPDLERYRGELRGFYFDLAARAPGPLVRSQEELVDALAADAGSHAHAYELWRARFNAREDGHSAERVVARILDQGFIPRS